In Kazachstania africana CBS 2517 chromosome 4, complete genome, the following are encoded in one genomic region:
- the QNS1 gene encoding glutamine-dependent NAD(+) synthetase (similar to Saccharomyces cerevisiae QNS1 (YHR074W); ancestral locus Anc_5.357) translates to MSHLITLATCNLNQWALDFEGNRDRILESIYIAKEKGARLRVGPELEITGYGCLDHFLENDVCLHSWEMYAQIIKNPKTHGLLLDIGMPVLHKNVRYNCRLLSLDGKILFIRPKMWLANDGNYREMRFFTPWMKPGFVEDFVLPPEIQKVTDQKVVSFGDAVINTLDTCIGAETCEELFTPQSPHIAMSLDGVEIITNSSGSHHELRKLNKRLDLILNATSRCGGIYLYANQRGCDGDRLYYDGCALIAVNGKVVAQGSQFSLKDVEVVTATVDLEEVRNYRANFMSRGLQASLSETKFKRIDVAVELAPMKARFDPLIVPSKSRPIFYHTPEEEIALGPACWLWDYIRRCNGTGYFLPLSGGIDSCATAMIVHSMCRLVVKEASEGNEQVILDARKLTRGGEGWIPNDPQELASKFFHTCFMGTENSSKETRDRSRELATQIGSYHVDFNMDSVVSSVVSLFEVATGKKPVYKIFGGSQIENLALQNIQARLRMVFAYLFAQLLPWLRGIKNSGGLLVLGSANVDECLRGYLTKYDCSSADINPIGGISKTDLKKFIAYASTEYNMPILDSFLNATPTAELEPITEDYVQSDEIDMGMTYEELSVFGYLRKVEKCGPYSMFLKLLHEWTPRLTPAQVSEKVKRFFFFYAINRHKQTVLTPSYHAEQYSPDDNRFDLRPFLINPRFTWASKKIDQVVAQCEGKTTDLDIMSID, encoded by the coding sequence ATGTCTCATTTAATTACATTAGCTACCTGTAACTTAAATCAGTGGGCCTTGGATTTCGAAGGTAACAGGGATAGAATTTTAGAATCTATTTACATAGCCAAAGAGAAAGGTGCACGTCTGCGTGTTGGTCCCGAATTAGAAATAACCGGTTATGGCTGTTTGGATCACTTCTTAGAAAACGATGTGTGCTTACATTCATGGGAGATGTATGCTCAGATCATCAAAAATCCTAAGACGCATGGCCTTCTTTTAGATATTGGTATGCCTGTTTTGCACAAGAATGTTCGCTACAATTGTAGGCTATTGTCGTTGGATGGTAAGATTTTATTCATAAGACCAAAAATGTGGTTAGCTAATGATGGTAATTATCGTGAAATGAGATTTTTTACGCCTTGGATGAAGCCAGGCTTCGTGGAGGATTTTGTTTTACCACcagaaattcaaaaggtTACCGATCAGAAAGTTGTTTCCTTTGGGGATGCTGTTATCAACACACTCGATACCTGCATCGGTGCTGAGACATGCGAGGAACTGTTCACACCGCAATCTCCCCACATTGCTATGTCCCTAGATGGTGTCGAAATTATCACCAACTCTTCTGGGTCTCACCATGAACTGCGTAAATTAAATAAGAGATTAGACTTGATTCTAAATGCAACTAGCCGTTGCGGTGGCATCTATTTGTATGCAAACCAACGTGGCTGTGACGGTGACAGATTGTATTATGATGGGTGTGCTTTAATTGCCGTTAATGGTAAAGTTGTTGCGCAGGGAtctcaattttctttaaaggATGTGGAAGTTGTCACTGCAACCGTTGATTTAGAGGAGGTCAGAAACTACCGCGCCAATTTTATGTCTCGTGGGTTGCAAGCTTCCCTAAGTGAAACGAAGTTCAAGAGAATTGACGTCGCTGTCGAATTAGCTCCAATGAAAGCCAGATTCGATCCTCTTATTGTACCATCGAAAAGTCGCCCAATTTTCTATCATACTCcggaagaagaaattgcaTTAGGCCCTGCATGTTGGTTATGGGATTACATAAGACGTTGTAATGGTACAGGCTATTTCCTTCCTTTGTCCGGCGGTATTGATTCCTGTGCAACCGCAATGATTGTCCATTCTATGTGTAGATTAGTTGTAAAGGAAGCCTCTGAAGGCAATGAACAAGTTATTTTGGATGCTAGAAAGCTAACTCGCGGCGGAGAAGGCTGGATTCCAAATGATCCGCAAGAATTAGCCtctaaatttttccataCATGTTTTATGGGCACCGAAAACTCTTCGAAGGAAACAAGAGATAGAAGTCGTGAACTTGCCACCCAGATCGGCTCATATCATGTTGACTTCAACATGGATAGCGTTGTCAGTAGTGTTGTTTCCCTATTTGAGGTTGCTACTGGTAAGAAACCtgtttataaaatttttgggGGCTCTcaaatagaaaatttggCTTTACAGAATATCCAGGCAAGATTAAGAATGGTATTTGCATATCTATTTGCCCAGTTATTACCATGGCTTCGTGGTATCAAGAACTCTGGTGGTTTACTGGTTTTAGGTAGCGCTAATGTCGACGAGTGTTTAAGAGGCTATTTGACAAAATACGATTGTTCCTCCGCTGATATTAACCCAATTGGTGGTATTTCTAAGACAGAtcttaaaaaattcatcgCATATGCCTCTACAGAGTATAACATGCCAATCCTAGACTCCTTCTTAAATGCAACCCCAACTGCTGAATTAGAACCAATCACCGAAGATTACGTACAAtctgatgaaattgatatgGGTATGACTTATGAAGAATTAAGTGTTTTCGGTTATCTTAGAAAGGTCGAGAAATGTGGTCCTTACTCTATGTTCTTGAAATTACTACATGAATGGACTCCAAGATTGACGCCAGCTCAAGTTTCTGAAAAGGTCAAgagatttttctttttctacGCCATTAATAGACACAAGCAAACTGTCTTGACACCAAGTTATCATGCCGAACAATATTCTCCGGATGATAATAGATTTGATTTAAGACCTTTCTTAATCAACCCAAGATTCACATGGGcaagtaaaaaaattgatcaagTAGTTGCACAATGTGAAGGTAAGACTACAGACTTAGATATCATGTCTATTGATTGA
- the PPE1 gene encoding phosphoprotein phosphatase methylesterase 1 (similar to Saccharomyces cerevisiae PPE1 (YHR075C); ancestral locus Anc_5.358), translating into MADDLRRKVVLDKLEKANETLGNIQRSMNINDIEHQDNIGELPDFTSSKSRTAPSIPEDSKRLPTWDAFFQHNEQISLTDRNFNFNTYYSLPTSYDSPSIPVFVMHHGAGSSGLSFAQLGSELFKIMKGKCACISFDARGHGQTKPIDSSIELDFGIDAFIDDFTSLLNYFFLTKLDSSLNKQKLSIILVGHSLGGSISSFAYNRFPEQVRKHLLGVAMFDIVEEIAVKALQNVQHFLYSTPNQFTTYSDAIEWHIKQGLSRQHASADISIPALFKRSSSGKVIRITNLQMFKGFWGDWFTGLSKQFVSLPTCKLLILAGNDNLDKDLIIGQMQGKYQLVVFQDSGHFIQEDCYLKTAITLIDFWKRNDNKNVVIKTNWGSKA; encoded by the coding sequence ATGGCTGATGATCTGAGAAGAAAGGTAGTATTGGACAAACTAGAGAAGGCCAATGAAACATTAGGAAATATTCAGCGATCGATGaatatcaatgatattGAGCATCAGGATAACATTGGCGAATTGCCAGATTTCACTTCAAGTAAATCACGAACAGCGCCAAGTATACCTGAAGATAGCAAGAGGCTACCCACATGGGATGCTTTCTTCCAGCATAACGAGCAAATTTCCTTAACGGATAGAAATTTTAACTTTAATACATACTATAGTTTGCCTACCTCATACGACTCACCATCAATCCCTGTATTTGTAATGCACCATGGGGCCGGCTCATCAGGTTTAAGTTTTGCACAATTAGGATCAGAACTGTTTAAAATTATGAAGGGCAAATGTGCATGTATATCGTTTGATGCAAGAGGACACGGTCAAACTAAACCAATTGACAGTTCTATTGAACTTGATTTTGGCATAGATGCGtttattgatgatttcaCGAGTCTTTTgaactatttttttcttacaaAACTTGATTCAAGTTTGAATAAGCAAAAACTGTCCATTATACTGGTAGGTCATTCTTTAGGCGGTAGCATTTCATCCTTTGCATACAACAGATTCCCAGAACAAGTGAGAAAACACCTCTTAGGAGTGGCAATGTTTGATAtagttgaagaaattgctGTGAAAGCACTACAAAATGTTCAACATTTCTTGTATAGTACACCAAATCAATTTACTACATATTCAGATGCAATCGAATGGCATATTAAACAAGGTCTATCAAGGCAGCATGCAAGTGCGGATATTTCAATCCCAGCTCTATTTAAAAGATCTTCTTCCGGGAAAGTTATTAGAATTACAAATCTACAAATGTTCAAAGGCTTTTGGGGCGACTGGTTCACCGGTTTATCCAAACAATTCGTCTCTCTGCCTACTTGTAAACTGTTGATATTAGCCGGGAATGATAACCTGGATAAGGACCTTATTATAGGGCAAATGCAAGGGAAGTACCAGCTGGTCGTATTTCAAGATTCTGGACACTTTATACAAGAAGACTGTTATCTGAAGACTGCAATCACTCTGATAGATTTCTGGAAAAGAAACGACAACAAAAATGTTGTTATCAAGACAAACTGGGGTTCAAAAgcataa
- the KAFR0D04710 gene encoding uncharacterized protein (ancestral locus Anc_5.358a), producing the protein MSRLPKMSIKEEVEPCELHEVIRCAVCREQSQEKAQRELKRSISHNAVNNLRNRKSYSNLQRRYSQGSIYSTASTDFKVDPASELPSDEDISSKMGILWELLPDETKTAYIRHTVLTKTSGKRDSENTYSDRLKYSHHESPLQSRSSMGKKEQLLKLLVDQLYEEVFDIRDEPTKYAPEQSINMNRLMRADEPMTQAHSPLEEIKLWRDSQIISEKIEELNGLIKRFQQFSPVQTPTKEDNTKVFNPSQQVKQVDRSKLIFPPKGEKKEGFLTSMAKKFARKWKHKKRPAALSLYREPNPDIRYVMRSPVSTNNRPCS; encoded by the coding sequence ATGTCAAGATTACCAAAGATGTCGATCAAAGAGGAAGTGGAGCCATGCGAATTACATGAAGTGATACGATGTGCAGTGTGTCGAGAACAGTCACAAGAAAAAGCACAACGAGAGCTGAAGAGATCTATTTCTCATAATGCAGTGAATAATCTCCGAAATCGTAAATCATACTCAAATCTGCAGAGAAGATATTCTCAAGGAAGTATTTACAGCACTGCTTCGACGGACTTCAAAGTGGATCCAGCGTCAGAACTACCCTCTGATGAGGATATCTCAAGTAAGATGGGAATATTGTGGGAATTATTACCAGATGAAACTAAGACAGCGTATATTAGGCATACAGTGTTGACGAAAACATCTGGTAAAAGAGACAGTGAGAACACGTATAGCGACCGATTGAAATATTCACATCATGAATCGCCTCTCCAATCAAGATCTTCTATGGGAAAGAAAGAGCAACTACTCAAGTTGTTGGTCGATCAATTGTATGAAGAAGTATTTGATATCAGAGATGAACCAACAAAATATGCACCTGAACAAAGTATCAACATGAACAGATTGATGAGAGCTGACGAGCCAATGACCCAGGCACATTCTCCCTTGGAAGAGATCAAATTATGGAGAGACAGTCAGATAATtagtgaaaaaattgaagaattgaacGGTTTAATTAAAAGGTTTCAACAGTTCTCGCCAGTGCAGACACCAACGAAGGAGGACAACACAAAAGTATTCAATCCTAGCCAACAAGTCAAACAAGTAGATCGTTCCAAACTAATCTTTCCACCAAAGGGcgaaaagaaagaaggtTTTCTGACCTCGATGGCCAAAAAGTTTGCCAGGAAATGGAAACACAAAAAGAGGCCTGCTGCATTAAGCCTGTACCGTGAGCCAAATCCTGACATTCGATACGTGATGAGAAGCCCCGTTTCAACCAACAATAGACCGTGTTCTTAA
- the PTC7 gene encoding type 2C protein phosphatase PTC7 (similar to Saccharomyces cerevisiae PTC7 (YHR076W); ancestral locus Anc_5.362), which produces MLLFIILTVFSGVVIDHLLIQSDLGAAYINSPLHNRVFSLSKRFFTSNTAFNNSYTNGNGYSNTTNTTNPQFTYKAVVAYQPKDRNDQIYQKLKDSILSPTGEDNYFITSNSISDVYAAVADGVGGWAELGYDSSAISRELCNSMSKFTSTLSGRKDGISPRDILDFAYNKIKEEGVVKVGSTTAIVAHFKDNGLLEVANLGDSWCGVFRDSKLVFETKFQTVGFNAPYQLSIIPDSISKGQKYIQNTPADADNYSFQLQKNDVILLATDGVTDNIGTEDMELFLKDNEDQILQDLESVSKDFVSKVVSLSKDPEYPSVFAQELSKLTGKTYGGGKQDDITVVVVKAM; this is translated from the coding sequence ATGTTGCTGTTTATCATTCTCACCGTCTTCAGCGGTGTAGTTATAGATCATTTACTAATACAATCGGATTTAGGCGCTGCTTATATTAACTCCCCCCTCCACAACAGGGTGTTCTCCCTCTCCAAACGATTCTTCACAAGTAATACTGCATTCAATAATAGCTACACGAACGGTAATGGGTACAGTAATACTACAAACACTACAAACCCACAATTCACTTATAAAGCAGTGGTGGCATATCAACCAAAGGACAGAAATGaccaaatatatcaaaaattaaaagattcTATACTTTCACCCACTGGTGAAgataattattttattacaaGTAATAGTATATCGGATGTATATGCAGCTGTGGCCGATGGTGTCGGTGGTTGGGCAGAGCTTGGTTATGATTCAAGTGCTATTTCAAGAGAATTGTGCAATTCCATGTCAAAATTCACTTCTACTTTATCAGGAAGAAAAGATGGTATCTCACCAAGAGATATCTTGGATTTTGCATATAATaagataaaagaagaaggtgtAGTGAAAGTCGGAAGCACGACGGCCATTGTGGCCCACTTCAAAGACAATGGGCTATTAGAAGTGGCTAACTTGGGTGATTCTTGGTGTGGCGTTTTCAGGGACAGTAAGTTAGTCTTCGAAACTAAATTTCAAACTGTCGGCTTCAATGCTCCTTACCAACTGTCAATTATTCCTGATTCAATCTCGAAAGGccaaaaatatattcaaaatacCCCAGCGGATGCTGACAATTACAGTTttcaattacaaaaaaatgacgTTATACTATTAGCAACCGATGGTGTGACTGATAACATAGGTACAGAAGATATGGAACTATTTTTGAAGGATAATGAAGACCAAATCTTACAAGATCTGGAGAGCGTGTCAAAAGACTTCGTTTCCAAAGTTGTTTCATTGAGTAAAGATCCCGAATACCCAAGTGTCTTTGCCCAAGAATTATCCAAATTAACCGGCAAAACTTACGGAGGAGGCAAACAAGATGATATTACTGTTGTTGTAGTTAAGGCTATGTGA